A window of Aeromicrobium sp. Root236 contains these coding sequences:
- a CDS encoding helix-turn-helix transcriptional regulator — protein MDRTSLADFLRRRREALQPADVGLSVGPRRRAPGLRREEVAHLTGMSVDYYARLEQARSPQPSVQMLRALARTLRLSDDETDHLYRLAGHAAPDRSASSAYVRPVLLRVIDQLEDCAAFVISDIGVVLAQNRMSRLLQGDRSGLTGVEASWTWRWFAEPETRAVPPEEQAEHSRIRVAEVRATWSRRPKDPDVIELLDALLATGEEFTELWERHEVGLRHPMTKRLIHPRVGLLEVDCETMATAEEGQSLVILSAAPGTETYGKLELLRVLGEQDVAVTK, from the coding sequence ATGGATCGCACCTCGCTCGCCGACTTCCTCCGCCGCCGGCGCGAGGCGTTGCAGCCCGCCGACGTCGGGCTCTCCGTCGGGCCTCGCAGGCGCGCACCCGGCCTGCGCCGCGAGGAGGTCGCGCACCTGACCGGCATGTCCGTCGACTACTACGCCCGGCTCGAGCAGGCTCGCAGCCCCCAGCCGTCGGTCCAGATGCTGCGCGCCCTCGCTCGTACGCTCCGGCTGTCCGACGACGAGACCGACCACCTCTACCGGCTGGCGGGCCACGCGGCGCCGGATCGCAGCGCCTCGTCGGCGTACGTACGGCCCGTGCTGCTGCGGGTCATCGACCAACTCGAGGACTGTGCCGCGTTCGTGATCTCCGACATCGGCGTGGTGCTGGCGCAGAACCGCATGTCGCGACTGCTGCAGGGCGATCGCAGCGGGCTCACCGGGGTCGAGGCGAGCTGGACCTGGCGCTGGTTCGCCGAGCCCGAGACCAGAGCCGTGCCGCCGGAGGAGCAGGCCGAGCACAGCCGCATCCGGGTCGCCGAGGTCCGTGCCACGTGGTCGCGGCGACCCAAGGACCCGGACGTGATCGAGCTGCTCGACGCGCTGCTGGCGACCGGCGAGGAGTTCACCGAGCTGTGGGAGCGCCACGAGGTCGGACTCCGGCACCCCATGACCAAACGACTGATCCACCCGCGCGTAGGCCTCCTCGAGGTCGACTGCGAGACCATGGCCACGGCCGAGGAGGGCCAGAGCCTGGTGATCCTGAGCGCCGCGCCCGGCACCGAGACGTACGGCAAGCTCGAGCTGCTCCGCGTGCTGGGCGAGCAGGACGTCGCGGTCACGAAGTAA
- a CDS encoding DUF2461 domain-containing protein — protein sequence MPEFTGFPVEALDFYDDLEMDNTKTYWEAHRPTYDTAVAAPMKALVASLADEFGDAKVFRPYRDVRFAKDKTPYKTHQGAFVPKGPSTGYYVQVGAPGVRVGVGFYEASSPRLASIRDAIVDKRRGGELEEILATMQASGWELGGDRLKTAPRGFDVDHPRIELLRHKSMTLGKSYGFEPFIHTPELLEHVRADWREATPFVEWVLRHAKA from the coding sequence GTGCCTGAGTTCACCGGATTCCCCGTCGAGGCCCTCGACTTCTACGACGACCTCGAGATGGACAACACCAAGACCTACTGGGAAGCCCACAGGCCGACGTACGACACGGCGGTCGCCGCTCCGATGAAGGCGCTCGTCGCGTCGCTCGCCGACGAGTTCGGCGACGCCAAGGTGTTCCGGCCCTATCGCGACGTGCGGTTCGCCAAGGACAAGACGCCCTACAAGACGCATCAGGGCGCCTTCGTGCCCAAGGGCCCGTCGACCGGCTACTACGTGCAGGTCGGCGCGCCGGGCGTACGCGTCGGTGTCGGCTTCTACGAGGCGTCGTCACCCCGGCTCGCGAGCATCCGCGACGCGATCGTCGACAAGCGGCGCGGCGGCGAGCTCGAGGAGATCCTCGCGACGATGCAGGCCTCGGGGTGGGAGCTCGGTGGTGACCGGCTCAAGACGGCGCCGCGCGGCTTCGACGTCGACCACCCGCGCATCGAGCTGCTGCGCCACAAGTCGATGACGCTCGGCAAGAGCTACGGCTTCGAGCCGTTCATCCACACGCCCGAGCTGCTCGAGCACGTACGCGCCGACTGGCGCGAGGCGACCCCGTTCGTCGAGTGGGTCCTGCGCCACGCCAAGGCGTAG
- a CDS encoding aldo/keto reductase, which translates to MKTTAWGSQGLEASVEGLGAMGMSAFYGDRDDVESAATLNRALDLGVTMIDTAEIYGPFLNERLIGQTIGHRRDEFALATKFATHIDDDGTMGPPDGSPAYARKAVERSLKHLGMETIDLYYLHRVDPNVPIEETVGAMAEFVAEGKVRYLGLSEAAPETIRRAHATHPITAVQTEYSLFERSPEVNGVLDTTRELGIEFVAYSPLGRGVLTGAISSPGDLPADDWRRNMPRFGEENLTHNLTVVDKVRALAGTKGVTPGQLALAWVLHQDGVVAIPGTKRRTYLEENVAAVDVELTDEDLTALADAAPVGVTQGDRYDEAGMRAVHV; encoded by the coding sequence GTGAAGACCACCGCATGGGGAAGCCAGGGCCTCGAGGCCAGCGTCGAGGGACTCGGCGCGATGGGGATGTCGGCGTTCTACGGCGACCGTGACGACGTGGAGTCGGCCGCGACGCTCAACCGGGCACTCGACCTGGGCGTCACGATGATCGACACCGCCGAGATCTACGGCCCGTTCCTCAACGAGCGACTCATCGGCCAGACGATCGGCCACCGCCGGGACGAGTTCGCGCTCGCGACGAAGTTCGCCACGCACATCGACGACGACGGCACCATGGGCCCGCCCGACGGCAGCCCGGCGTACGCCCGCAAGGCCGTGGAGCGCTCGCTGAAGCACCTCGGCATGGAGACGATCGACCTCTACTACCTGCACCGGGTCGACCCGAACGTCCCGATCGAGGAGACCGTCGGCGCCATGGCGGAGTTCGTCGCCGAGGGCAAGGTCCGCTACCTGGGGCTGTCGGAGGCGGCGCCGGAGACCATCCGTCGGGCGCACGCGACGCATCCGATCACGGCTGTCCAGACGGAGTACTCGCTGTTCGAGCGCAGTCCCGAGGTCAACGGCGTGCTCGACACGACCCGTGAGCTCGGCATCGAGTTCGTGGCGTACTCACCGCTGGGTCGTGGGGTGCTGACGGGTGCCATCTCGTCGCCGGGCGACCTGCCGGCGGACGACTGGCGTCGCAACATGCCGCGGTTCGGCGAGGAGAACCTGACGCACAACCTGACGGTCGTCGACAAGGTCCGGGCGCTCGCCGGGACCAAGGGCGTCACGCCGGGGCAGCTTGCCCTGGCCTGGGTCCTGCACCAGGACGGTGTCGTTGCCATCCCCGGGACGAAGCGCCGGACGTACCTCGAGGAGAACGTGGCGGCGGTCGACGTCGAGCTGACCGACGAGGACCTGACGGCGCTCGCCGATGCAGCGCCGGTCGGCGTGACCCAGGGCGATCGCTACGACGAGGCCGGCATGCGCGCGGTCCACGTCTGA
- a CDS encoding MerR family transcriptional regulator: MTVTEVPAGGVTISAAAELSGLSVDTLRYYEKEGLSLHRPERSASGQRRYTEEDVRWLGTLVMLRRTGMPIRDIRRFVDLYRVEGSEPQRLAILEAHREHVLEELSEVQTHLDAINRKISYYQEKVSE; this comes from the coding sequence ATGACTGTGACAGAGGTTCCCGCAGGTGGCGTGACGATCAGCGCAGCCGCCGAGCTGAGCGGCCTGAGCGTCGACACCCTGCGCTACTACGAGAAGGAGGGGCTGTCCCTCCACCGCCCCGAGCGGTCGGCCTCCGGGCAACGCCGCTACACCGAGGAGGACGTGCGCTGGCTCGGCACCCTCGTGATGCTCCGCCGCACCGGTATGCCGATCCGGGACATCCGCCGGTTCGTCGACCTCTACCGGGTCGAGGGCAGCGAGCCGCAGCGGCTGGCGATCCTCGAGGCGCACCGCGAGCACGTGCTCGAGGAGCTCAGCGAGGTGCAGACCCACCTCGATGCCATCAATCGCAAGATCAGCTACTACCAGGAGAAGGTGAGCGAGTGA
- a CDS encoding helix-turn-helix transcriptional regulator — protein sequence MDREYAKPLDVEALARVALMSPGHFSRSFRAAFGETPYGYLMTRRIERAMALLRRGDLSVTEVCFEVGCASLGTFSTRFSELVGESPSAYRARDHGDDEGVPACIAKVLTRPLRR from the coding sequence ATGGATCGTGAGTATGCCAAGCCGCTCGACGTCGAGGCCCTGGCCCGCGTCGCGCTGATGTCGCCGGGCCACTTCTCGCGGAGCTTCCGCGCAGCGTTCGGCGAGACCCCGTACGGCTACCTGATGACCCGCCGCATCGAGCGCGCCATGGCGCTGCTGCGGCGCGGCGACCTGTCGGTCACCGAAGTCTGCTTCGAGGTCGGCTGCGCGTCGCTCGGCACGTTCAGCACCCGCTTCTCCGAGCTCGTCGGCGAGAGCCCCAGCGCCTACCGGGCCCGCGACCACGGCGACGACGAGGGCGTACCGGCGTGCATCGCCAAGGTGCTCACGCGGCCGCTGCGCCGCTGA